The proteins below are encoded in one region of Ascochyta rabiei chromosome 9, complete sequence:
- a CDS encoding DNA helicase: MGERYYFSQGAGQQRPSQPQYNVFQPQFVQTPRPVVPRQRYRTIQHDHPMYDVVEDDDYGYDSFDERTLQQPYDDRQRQAIQGRARLSLAPTSSRLFGNGIMETERSQPQIQQTYQEIYDDRNEQVYPKNAVRESFNRFEYNPNQPLEPSSDIPCGASSSPALNASKRRTGQHEFNTSQQASQHRRFEATPPQSMVNLREDARSPFEDGGFCSGPPRQDIGRPFQQVTNTRSKPTSVNITHSPPIVQDIPLVPISDLPDRLRTVFPFPTFNAIQSKCFDRVFKSNDNFVLASPTGSGKTAILELAVCRAVATNTTGQYKVVYQAPTKALCSERQRDWDQKFTQIGLKCAGLTGDSDASDLRNVQSANIIITTPEKWDSMTRKWKDHEKLMKLIKLFLIDEVHILKEDRGAVLEVVVSRMKSIGTDVRFVALSATIPNFHDVASWLGKNSAEPHIPAPKEKFGEEFRPVKLTRYVCGYVCHNNNDFAFEKQLDTRLPEIITKYSERKPMMVFCATRNSTVNTAKLIANWWASRSGYDRLWNPPAQAPRLHNKDLRELVASGVAFHHAGLDPDDRTEVEKGFLQGDINVICCTSTLAVGVNLPCHLVIVKNTMLWTQDGMQEYSDLEMMQMLGRAGRPQFDDSAIAVIMTRQTKVRRYETLVTGEEVLESKLHLNLIDHMNAEIVLGTIRDLNSARKWLMGTFLYVRLQQNPTYYKLEGSRSGQGIQEQVDDICFRDIALLREYNLAIGEQHFRCTEYGRAMARYYVHFETMKLFVDLQPKSTLSEILSVIAQASEFSKVRFRQGEKSLYKGLNKSPSVRFPIPVNLDSPAQKVSLIIQSVLGSAEMSWDGEVGKHRQQYLQEVAMVFKSTSSLIRCIIDCQICSGDSVGIHSALMLERSLGSRAWDDSPLQMIQVPTIGPVSVRKLVNAGIRGIEDLEATDARRIETIVGRNPPFGLTVLNALKSFPKLRVSLHIQPSSVTKAPEGVNIQVKADIGFINEKPPDKFANKLIYVCLLAETSDGRKIHFARINGPKLGLGQSLVFPAFLTSPDQKINCYLMCEGIGE, from the exons ATGGGTGAGCGCTACTACTTCTCACAAGGAGCCGGTCAGCAAAGACCATCACAACCACAATATAACGTTTTCCAGCCACAATTCGTGCAGACACCGAGACCAGTAGTGCCTAGACAACGCTATCGTACTATCCAGCACGATCACCCCATGTACGACGTAGTGGAAGATGATGATTACGGGTACGACTCGTTTG ATGAGCGTACGCTCCAGCAACCGTACGACGACCGGCAGCGTCAGGCCATACAAGGTCGAGCGCGGCTATCTTTAGCCCCTACCTCTTCTAGGCTCTTCGGCAACGGAATCATGGAAACTGAACGATCGCAGCCACAAATTCAGCAAACGTACCAGGAGATATACGATGACAGAA ATGAGCAAGTCTACCCTAAGAATGCTGTTCGCGAGTCATTCA ATCGATTTGAATACAACCCCAATCAGCCTCTGGAGCCAAGTTCTGACATCCCGTGTGGTGCCTCATCAAGCCCCGCGTTAAATGCTAGTAAACGGCGAACCGGACAGCATGAGTTTAACACATCCCAACAGGCTTCACAACATCGCCGTTTCGAAGCCACACCGCCTCAGTCTATGGTGAATTTGAGAGAAGATGCTAGGTCCCCTTTTGAAGACGGGGGTTTTTGTTCAGGGCCACCACGACAGGACATCGGCCGTCCGTTCCAGCAGGTCACAAACACAAGGTCAAAGCCTACTTCGGTCAACATAACACATTCGCCGCCGATCGTGCAAGACATTCCACTTGTACCTATCTCGGATCTTCCAGATCGCCTCCGGACAGTTTTCCCGTTTCCTACGTTCAATGCTATACAGTCCAAATGTTTTGACCGAGTTTTCAAATCAAACGACAACTTCGTCCTCGCGTCGCCTACCGGCAGCGGGAAGACGGCAATCCTGGAACTTGCTGTCTGCCGAGCTGTCGCTACAAACACAACAGGCCAGTACAAAGTCGTTTATCAGGCCCCTACAAAGGCGCTTTGTTCTGAAAGACAACGAGATTGGGACCAGAAGTTCACTCAGATTGGTCTGAAGTGTGCCGGGCTTACCGGGGATAGCGATGCTTCTGACCTTCGCAACGTTCAGAGCGCAAACATTATCATTACCACACCCGAGAAATGGGACAGCATGACCAGGAAGTGGAAGGACCACGAGAAGTTGATGAAGCTCATTAAGCTGTTCCTCATTGATGAGGTCCATATCTTGAAGGAAGATCGCGGCGCTGTCCTCGAGGTCGTAGTGTCGCGGATGAAGTCTATCGGGACCGATGTTCGTTTTGTGGCACTGTCGGCGACCATTCCTAACTTTCACGATGTGGCGTCTTGGTTAGGGAAGAACTCGGCGGAACCGCATATCCCTGCCCCAAAGGAGAAGTTTGGAGAAGAATTTCGCCCAGTCAAGCTGACAAGATATGTCTGTGGATACGTATGCCACAACAATAACGACTTCGCTTTCGAGAAGCAACTCGATACCAGACTGCCAGAGATCATCACCAAATATTCAGAACGAAAGCCGATGATGGTTTTCTGTGCTACGAGAAACTCTACTGTCAACACTGCAAAGCTCATAGCAAATTGGTGGGCCTCAAGAAGCGGATACGACCGTCTTTGGAACCCTCCAGCACAAGCTCCACGCCTCCACAACAAAGACCTGCGCGAGCTGGTTGCTTCAGGCGTGGCTTTCCATCATGCTGGTCTTGACCCTGACGACCGTACGGAGGTAGAGAAGGGTTTCCTGCAGGGTGACATCAATGTGATTTGCTGTACGTCAACATTGGCCGTTGGAGTTAACCTGCCATGTCACCTTGTCATTGTCAAAAATACGATGTTATGGACCCAAGATGGAATGCAGGAGTACTCTGATCTTGAAATGATGCAGATGCTCGGCCGTGCTGGTCGACCCCAGTTCGACGACAGCGCAATCGCAGTCATCATGACTCGACAAACCAAGGTCCGAAGGTATGAAACACTAGTCACTGGCGAAGAGGTTCTCGAGAGCAAACTGCACCTTAATCTAATTGACCACATGAATGCCGAGATTGTTCTTGGAACAATTCGGGATCTGAACTCGGCTAGAAAGTGGCTCATGGGCACCTTCCTCTACGTCCGGCTCCAGCAAAATCCAACCTACTACAAGCTTGAGGGCTCACGGAGTGGTCAGGGCATCCAAGAACAGGTTGACGACATCTGCTTTCGCGACATTGCTCTACTGCGAGAGTATAACCTTGCTATAGGTGAACAACACTTCCGATGCACCGAGTACGGCCGCGCTATGGCACGCTACTACGTTCACTTTGAAACGATGAAATTGTTCGTCGACCTCCAACCTAAATCGACGTTATCGGAAATT CTTTCTGTAATAGCTCAAGCTAGTGAGTTCTCGAAGGTGCGCTTTCGTCAAGGCGAAAAGAGCCTTTACAAGGGTCTGAACAAGTCACCGTCTGTTCGCTTTCCGATACCGGTCAATCTAGATTCACCAGCTCAGAAAGTGTCGCTCATTATCCAGTCCGTACTGGGTTCGGCAGAGATGTCGTGGGACGGTGAAGTAGGCAAGCACAGACAACAGTACCTGCAAGAAGTGGCAATGGTATTCAAGTCCACCAGCAGTCTGATCAGGTGCATTATAGACTGTCAGATATGCTCTGGAGATTCAGTGGGCATACACAGTGCACTAATGCTGGAGCGCTCTCTAGGATCAAGAGCCTGGGATGACAGTCCCTTGCAAATGATTCAAGTTCCTACTATTGGCCCTGTATCGGTTCGAAAGCTTGTCAATGCTGGTATTCGAGGCATCGAAGATCTTGAAGCTACCGATGCGCGACGAATCGAGACAATCGTCGGAAGGAACCCGCCTTTTGGTCTTACAGTCTTGAACGCCTTGAAGTCATTCCCGAAGCTCCGCGTGTCGCTCCATATCCAGCCATCATCT GTAACAAAAGCACCAGAAGGTGTAAATATCCAAGTCAAGGCCGACATTGGATTCATCAATGAGAAGCCCCCGGACAAGTTTGCAAACAAACTTATCTATGTATGTCTGCTGGCAGAAACGTCTGATGGACGTAAAATACATTTCGCTCGAATCAA TGGCCCTAAGCTCGGCCTTGGACA
- a CDS encoding UDP-galactose transporter Gms1, with translation MRPDDTASYLLSLLSWVLRLASCCSVSSVRNTVASFTRLQATSEFFGTSYGSGIMGSRSASGSLGGISMKHISLVTLTFQNSALILIMHYSRVMPVVGGQRYHTSTSVFLNEVIKLAISLTMALYDLSKSLPSNTTVATLFHALTTAMFTNESWKLAIPALLYTLQNTLQYIAVSNLDAASFQVTYQLKILTTAMFSVLMLGRSLSSRKWLSLLVLVIGVSIVQLPGYTAEPATMESLRDPDSKTWPRSLEELRDLGSHAVVRLTTRSGSYEGIKEDRGMVSPEMNSSVGLAAVLVACALSGLAGVSFEKTLKESSTKNTSLWVRNCQLSFWSLFPALFLGVLWKDGEIIAKTGFFAGYNWVVWAAIIFQAMGGVIVALVINYADNIAKNFATSISIIISCVVSVALFDFRVTRSFFIGTLVVLFATYLYTKPERSPRQGPVKIASFEKTTVDHRPSSFGNEHADTRVRADSTSRLATPSTGGQSTKRNA, from the exons ATGCGGCCGGACGATACGGCGTCCTACCTACTGTCACTTCTTTCCTGGGTCCTTCGTCTCGCTTCGTGTTGTTCTGTGAGCTCTGTACGCAACACAGTTGCGAGCTTCACGCGGCTTCAAGCAACCTCGGAATTCTTTGGTACCTCGTACGGCTCAGGCATCATGGGTAGCAGATCAGCGTCAGGGTCGCTGGGCGGCATATCGATGAAACATATTTCTTTGGTCACA CTCACCTTTCAGAATTCGGCCCTCATTCTG ATCATGCACTACTCGCGCGTCATGCCCGTCGTTGGTGGGCAGAGATACCACACAAGCACAAGCGTCTTCTTAAATGAAGTCATAAAGCTGGCAATAAGCTTGACCATG GCTCTCTATGATCTGTCCAAAAGCCTACCATCGAACACGACCGTCGCGACCCTCTTCCATGCCCTAACAACCGCCATGTTCACGAACGAGAGCTGGAAGCTTGCGATACCGGCCTTGCTCTACACCTTGCAGAACACACTGCAGTACATAGCAGTCAGCAATTTAGATGCGGCGTCGTTCCAAGTCACATACCAGCTTAAGATCCTGACCACGGCCATGTTCAGTGTCCTGATGCTGGGCAGGAGTTTGTCATCGCGCAAGTGGCTGTCTCTACTCGTATTAGTGATTGGCGTGTCAATCGTTCAGCTACCAGGATATACCGCCGAGCCTGCAACAATGGAGTCGCTGCGAGATCCTGATTCCAAAACCTGGCCGCGATCGCTAGAAGAGCTACGAGATCTTGGCAGCCATGCTGTTGTACGCTTAACGACGCGATCTGGGTCATACGAGGGCATCAAGGAAGATCGCGGCATGGTCTCCCCGGAAATGAACAGCTCTGTCGGCCTGGCTGCAGTCTTGGTAGCTTGTGCCCTGTCTGGCCTTGCAGGTGTTTCATTCGAGAAAACCTTGAAAGAGTCGAGTACCAAGAACACATCGTTGTGGGTGCGCAACTGTCAGCTGTCATTCTGGTCGTTGTTCCCTGCGCTGTTTCTGGGCGTCTTATGGAAAGACGGCGAGATCATTGCAAAGACTGGCTTCTTCGCAGGATATAATTGGGTGGTGTGGGCAGCCATCATATTCCAAGCTATGGGCGGCGTCATCGTTGCACTTGTCATCAACTACGCGGACAACATTGCCAAGAACTTTGCTACGAGCATTTCTATCATCATCAGCTGCGTTGTAAGCGTAGCTTTGTTCGACTTCAGGGTTACCCGGTCG TTCTTTATCGGTACTTTGGTCGTACTCTTCGCAACGTACTTATATACCAAGCCAGAGCGCAGTCCTCGACAAGGGCCAGTAAAGATAGCTAGTTTTGAGAAGACTACAGTAGATCATAGGCCGTCTTCCTTCGGCAACGAGCACGCCGACACAAGAGTAAGGGCTGATAGCACCTCAAGGCTTGCTACACCCTCTACAGGTGGGCAATCTACAAAGCGGAATGCTTGA